The DNA sequence aaaaaagGGGAAGaatagaaatgaagaaaagaaaatgaagtgcAAGACGCCAAAAGGCACCCTGGTTCAATAATTCTAGTTTCAGTTTGAACAAAGTCTGTCGTCTATAGCCACTAAAGTTTTGATCCAACTTGATACTATCTGCAAAGATTCTCATCAATATTGATGTGAttacacaaaagaaaaagatgagagCCTTGTCATCAATGGAGGCTTTGGTATAGAAAGCAAGTACTCATTTTAGTGTTGAAAAGGAGCATTAATTAAGACCTTTGGTCACTAATCTAGCCTAGTCTAGTAAAAAAAATCATGGGTACCAGTAGTACTCCATTGCCCTTGACTACAATAATTTTTCCTTACTTAGAAAGGAACGTCTTTCTCTCACTGAAACCATATAATCTCACTGACACACCACTCCATCAAGCCCTTCTAACCACCGGGAATCGCGCAAAATTCCGATCAGAATCGAAACTTGATGATGAAGCAGAGTTGGGATGAGCAAGAAGAGGTGCCGCGTCTACCTCAGAAAGTGGAGGTATTGCCCCGGCAAATCTGTGAGGACAAAAAGCAACCTTGGCCGGACGCTGACGCCATAAAGCAGCTCGCGACTCAGAGCGAGGAGTCGGCAATGGAGACCCCGAAGAAAATCTCCTCCAGCAGCAAAAGCATCAGAACCACCCTCGGCCGTTACATCAAGTGGATGATCGGGCAATGTAGCTCTGCTTCTCCGTCGCCGTCCAAAACGGTGCGTTCCGCTCACGTTCAAAGCCCTGGTGCTACCTCACTCACTCCTCAGAGACTTCACTTCAGCCCTCCAGGTAATGCAGAAAGCAATTTGAATGTAAAGGTTGAAGCTTTTTGGTGCCTACCATGTGTTTGATGATATGGCTGAGTTAAAGGTTGAAGCTTTTTGTGTGTGGGATGGTGTCATGCTTTCGTTTTCGAAATTTTGATGCATTGCATTGCATTGTGGTTTATATGTGTTTTTGTGGTTATATATGTTGAGAGCTTTTGGTGCAGGTGAGGCAGTTAGTGACAGGTCACCTGTTGTTGGGCAATTACCTTATTGCTCTGGTTCTCCATCGAAAGCCGCGGGGACTTGTTCTTGTCCAAGATTGTCTGCTCATGCACAAGTTGATGAGAGGTCTCGAGGTTCGTCATTACTTTCACTTTCTCAAGTTTGATCCATTTGGCTGTGGTGACCGCTGTTATATGAATTGATCTTTTTGGTGCAGGCGAGGCATTTAATCAGCTGTCACCTGTTATTGGTCAATCACCTTATTCCTCTGGTTCTCCTTTGAAAACCGCAGACACTTCTTCTTATCAAAGACGGTCTGCTCCTGTACAACTGGATGAGAGATTTCAAGGTCTACTTTCACTTTCTCAAGTTGATTCATTTTGTTGTGGTCAGCGGTGTTATCTGACTGTGTTAAAGCTTTTGGTGCAGGTGATGCATTTAGTCATCGGTCACCTGTTGGACAACCACCTTATTCCTCTGCTTCTCCATCAAAAGCTGCAGGCACTACTAATCAAAGATTGTCTCCTCCTGTACAACTTGATGATACGTTTCAAGGTTTGTCATATTCCACTTTCTCCAAGTTGATTCCTTTTGTTGTGGTCAGCGCTGTTGTGTGACCATGTTAAACCTTGTGGTGCAGGTGAGGCATTTAATCACTGGTCACCTGTTATTGAACAATCACCTTATTCCTCTGGTTCTCCATTGAAAGCTGCAGGCACTTCTTATCAAAGACTGTCTGCTCCTGTCCAACATGATGAGAGGTTTCAAGGTTTGTCACTACTTTCACTTtctcaattgattcattttGTTGTGGTCAGCGGTGTTATCTGACTGTGTTAAAGCTTTTGGTGCAGGTGATGTATTTAGTCATCGGTCATCTATTGGACAACCACCTTATTCCTCTGCTTCTCCATCAAAAGCTGCAGGCACTACTTCTTACCAAAGATTGTCTCCTCCTGTACAACTTGATGATACGTTTCAAGGTAGTCTCAAGTTGATTCATTTTGTTGTGGTCACCACTGTTATATGACCATGTTAAAGCTTTTTGGTGCAGGGGAGGCATTTACTGTTCGAGAGCAACCAGGAAACATCAATAATGGACAATCACCTTATTATTCTTCTGGTTCTCCATTGAAAGTGGCATACACTTGTTCTTGTCAAAGCCCATCTGCGTTGGTTGCTCCTATACAACTTGATAAGAAGTTTCAAGGTCTGTCATGCTCTCATTTTCTCAGTTTCATGCATTGCTTTGTGGTTAACTGTGTTTTTTGATAATGTTAAAACTTTGGTGCAGGTGACGCATTTACTGACAGGTCACTTGTTCAACAAGTACCTTGTTCCTCTGGTTCTCCATTAAAAGCCACTGGTTCTTATGAAAGATTGTCTACTCCTGCACAAGCTGATGAGCGGTTTCATGGTTCGTCATACTTCACTTTCTCAATTTGATTCATTTCATTTTGGTCAGCTGTGTTTTGTGACTATGTTAAAGCTTTGGTTCAGGTGAGGGATTTAGTGCCCGGTCAGCTGTTGGACAATTGCCTTGTTCCTCTGTTTCTCCATTAAAATCCGCAGTCACTTCTTCTTATCAAAGATTGTCTGCTCCTGTACAGCTTGATGAGAGGTTTCAAGGTTGGTCATATTTCACACACTATTTGATTCATTTGATTCTGATCAGCTTATGACTATGTTTAAGTTTTGGTGTAGTTGAGGCATTTAATGACCGGTCACCTGTTATTGGACAATCACCTTACTCTGGTTCTCCATTGAAAGCCGCAAGCACTTCTTATCAAAGACTGACTGCTCCTCTACAACTTGATGAGAGGGTTCAAGGTCCATCGTGCTTCCATTTTCTCAGTTTCATGCTTTTTGTTGGGGTGGGCGGTGTTTTATAATGAAAGCTTTTGGTGCAGGTGGGGTATTTGCTGATCAGACACCTGTTCAAGGACAATCACCATATGCCTCTTGTTCTCCATCAAAAGCCTTCTGCATTTCTCCTTATCAGAGAATGTCTGCTGATGTTGTTCCTGTACAACTTCATGAAAGGTTTCAAGGTTCGTCATACTTTCACTCTCTCAGTTTCAAGCATTTCATTGTGGTTGGTAGttattatgattataatgttatattaaagTCATTGCTGGCTTAGTGTGAGTGTGCTCTGCTGCAGGTGAGGGTATTACTAGGTCCTCAGCTATAGACAAACCTGGAGATCATGGAGAAGCACACTTAGTAGCTCTGGGTGAACTAGAATTCCGTAAACAATTTCTGATTTTAAGTTATGCTGGAGGGTAAGGaacatttttttcctttgtgtTTTCCTTTGCTTATTTGGCAGCTAGTCTTGGTTAAATTGTTTACCTGCTTTTGGGTggtcattttacttttatttgttAGAACGAAGTTGAGAGATCTTATAGCGGCAGAGGACATTAGGGATTGGAAATATTTGCCAATGGTAATGTTTGAGAGCAAAATTTGGGAGTATCTAGGTCGAAAATGCATCAGCCTCGAAGACCGTCGATTGGTAATATAGATTCTCTGATTCTTGCTCAACTGTTGTTATTGATTACCCTAATCTGTATACAACTCTTATGCAAGAATATTGTTATTTAGGTATACACAGCCATTATGAATTTTTTCAAGAAGATGTAAATATTATTAACATCATATACAAGTGCATTGGATATAAGTACATTGGAAAGCCATTGGCTATGTCCTTGCATCAAACTGATCATTTGAGCCATTGCTCAGCTAATTTTTAACTAACCATTTAGTTTTAAGATGCAAATCTTATTGATTAGTTTTAAACTTTAATCAGTTACTTCAGATGTTAAAATATTAATTGTTACCTTCATAATTTACCCCATAGATGTtagcttctttctcttttgattttaaGGAATCATTGTTAAGTTCTTTAATAAAAGCACAAGCCTACCTTCGTATCCATTATAATATCTGCCTGATGacctttttatatttttgatgTATTGTAGAATTTTGATTGGGATTCTGGACGCACACACGTCTATCATTGTTACGTCAACGTGGATGGGAGTTACATATTTAAGGTTTATCCGTTTCCCTCTCTGTTGTAAGTTTAATGCTTGTGTTTACATGTTTGCATATGCATACACAAGAGGAGCGGAAGTTGATAACTTACTAAGAGAAGCAGTAATGTAGATATTATATCATGAAATGTGCTATCAGTAAGACGATTGATATACAGAAGGAATCAGGTGGGATCCAGGTATTCCATTAGATATTGTGGAGGTTTCAAGTTTGAATCTTACCCATAAAGTAAACTCTTCACGAATGGCATTATTCATTTTGATACATGTAAGAGGTGAATTTAATAGTGGCAAACTGGAACTTGCTTGTTGTAATTCCCATTCTATCTAAGGTAAAAGATCCCTCTGGCCATGTGTAATTACCATCTGCAGTTCTTTTGTGGAAGTTGATATATTTGTATTACTTGTTTATGTCTTAAGCAGCTCAGCAACATAGGGCACTTGATAGTATAAAATGAGCAATTTCCACTGAATTCTATGCGTTCATTTCCTTTTCAGTAATAATTTCATGGTGCTGTCATCATTGTTGACTGCTTGCAGATGTTTTATAAGTGTTTTCTTGACCTTTAATCCAGGGCCCATATTTATATAAAATAAGAAGAACGCTTCTACAGAAAAAATTAGGAGATGACAATGttttaatggtgaagtttgccAAAGAAGAGGTGCAGAGAGGTCAAAGTATTGCCTGCCATCATAATTATTCTATGTATATGAAGGTTGCAAGAGAAGGGATTCTTGTTGGTTTGCGGCGATATCGTTTCTTTGGTACGTTTTTAATGCCTTCACATGGTGAATTTGAACCTCCAGTTTTTGAGATGTTTTACTTCCCACACCACTTTTGAGATATTCTCTTCTGtatcatttttttattattttcataaAATATATTTACCTCATATGAAATAATAGGTCATTTGAGGTCCTTCGTGCCCATTTCTTTAGTTGAGATTCTGAATATTTTGATTTCAGGGGTTAGGTCCTTTGGAATCACTGGTTCATAGCTTGGGTATAGGTTGTGGGGTTTTGGCTAAACACTAAGCATTAAAGGCACTACACCTTAAACTAGTCATACTTGATAGGGAAAGGAGCAGAAATGTTTAAATAGGCATGAACCTTAAAGCCAGCAAATAAAAAGGATAACTCGCTATTTTTCAAAGAACTGAATCTGTGAAAATAAACAATTCAAGATTTTAATACAAAAAATTGTAATGGAGGACTTAACCCATACTTTCCTATGAAACAATGTTTGATATAACACATGTTTGGGTAAACAAATAACTGATTGTTATGTCATAATAGTTTATTCTTTCCATGTCATGTCGTGTATGTGTCTGCACCGGTCTATAATAGCAATCAGCCATAATATCAATCTTAAGggttttaaggattttctctcCATACTTCTATGCCCAAAACACTTTTCATATATTCAAATTTTCAGACCATTTTTCCTTGGTGAAGTTTTTAAACCTATATATCAATCCTTGAACTTGTTGTGTTCTTGGTATTGAATTGTAGAGAATCCTATCAGCATTGATTATCATCTTTCTGTCTTCATATGGTTATGAATCAGTGTTCAAAGATGGTGGtaatgaggagaagaaaaaaaacccaacTTCATCACCT is a window from the Rosa chinensis cultivar Old Blush chromosome 2, RchiOBHm-V2, whole genome shotgun sequence genome containing:
- the LOC112187801 gene encoding probable RNA-dependent RNA polymerase 5 isoform X1 produces the protein MMKQSWDEQEEVPRLPQKVEVLPRQICEDKKQPWPDADAIKQLATQSEESAMETPKKISSSSKSIRTTLGRYIKWMIGQCSSASPSPSKTVRSAHVQSPGATSLTPQRLHFSPPGEAVSDRSPVVGQLPYCSGSPSKAAGTCSCPRLSAHAQVDERSRGEAFNQLSPVIGQSPYSSGSPLKTADTSSYQRRSAPVQLDERFQGDAFSHRSPVGQPPYSSASPSKAAGTTNQRLSPPVQLDDTFQGEAFNHWSPVIEQSPYSSGSPLKAAGTSYQRLSAPVQHDERFQAFGAGDVFSHRSSIGQPPYSSASPSKAAGTTSYQRLSPPVQLDDTFQGEAFTVREQPGNINNGQSPYYSSGSPLKVAYTCSCQSPSALVAPIQLDKKFQGDAFTDRSLVQQVPCSSGSPLKATGSYERLSTPAQADERFHGEGFSARSAVGQLPCSSVSPLKSAVTSSYQRLSAPVQLDERFQVEAFNDRSPVIGQSPYSGSPLKAASTSYQRLTAPLQLDERVQGGVFADQTPVQGQSPYASCSPSKAFCISPYQRMSADVVPVQLHERFQGEGITRSSAIDKPGDHGEAHLVALGELEFRKQFLILSYAGGTKLRDLIAAEDIRDWKYLPMVMFESKIWEYLGRKCISLEDRRLNFDWDSGRTHVYHCYVNVDGSYIFKGPYLYKIRRTLLQKKLGDDNVLMVKFAKEEVQRGQSIACHHNYSMYMKVAREGILVGLRRYRFFVFKDGGNEEKKKNPTSSPVKCYFVRVTSDAAIDKGVSYILSNRTMYEARCLFMHAHTLARIDNYMVRFSLILSKTTSLKVDWSVVKVEIIGEEYCLDESGNRIHRDEKPLIHTDGTGFISEDLALICPKIEAKGQCISDEHMKGLPDPDELEDNDMGKKRPVLRTEEPPLLTQCRLFHNGSASKGTFLVNKKLHPNTIQIRPSMLKVKTDPTISNNQTINSLEIVGTSTPPRNTHLSRILIALLMHGGVPEEFFMQILDQALEDAHGVFCKTRAALKVAEKYGEIDDNFLGKLMISFGIPLEESYLRYRLSVLMKEENNSLRKGKLYIPDSYNLMGTADPTGTLKKDEVCVILKDGQLSGKVLVYRYPGLHFGDIHVLKATYVKELESFVGNAKYGIFFSCKGPRSIADEMGGGDFDGDLYWVSRNPQLLEWYKPSEPWIEASIPTQKVPSRSPSDYSPEDLEDLLFRSFLTTRFEPSFAMSEAADNWLAWMDRFLTLGESDIDEKNNMKKKILQLINLYYTALDAPKKGVKVVVPKELKAPCFPHYMGKNNSYPSTSVLGLIYNRVDEHQTEDCSLKEVEKLPAFDVNEVPDACLDKWEELHRQYRSEMASAMDDADKQSKNQSADVVIRKYKKILYEANDFEESRRPIDEIYNEAQAIYHVCYDHARRIGSVKACSFAWRVAGKALCQLHAKNTNERCCTIVSSVLKEIL
- the LOC112187801 gene encoding probable RNA-dependent RNA polymerase 5 isoform X3 — its product is MMKQSWDEQEEVPRLPQKVEVLPRQICEDKKQPWPDADAIKQLATQSEESAMETPKKISSSSKSIRTTLGRYIKWMIGQCSSASPSPSKTVRSAHVQSPGATSLTPQRLHFSPPGEAVSDRSPVVGQLPYCSGSPSKAAGTCSCPRLSAHAQVDERSRGEAFNQLSPVIGQSPYSSGSPLKTADTSSYQRRSAPVQLDERFQGDAFSHRSPVGQPPYSSASPSKAAGTTNQRLSPPVQLDDTFQGEAFNHWSPVIEQSPYSSGSPLKAAGTSYQRLSAPVQHDERFQAFGAGDVFSHRSSIGQPPYSSASPSKAAGTTSYQRLSPPVQLDDTFQGEAFTVREQPGNINNGQSPYYSSGSPLKVAYTCSCQSPSALVAPIQLDKKFQGDAFTDRSLVQQVPCSSGSPLKATGSYERLSTPAQADERFHGEGFSARSAVGQLPCSSVSPLKSAVTSSYQRLSAPVQLDERFQVEAFNDRSPVIGQSPYSGSPLKAASTSYQRLTAPLQLDERVQGGVFADQTPVQGQSPYASCSPSKAFCISPYQRMSADVVPVQLHERFQGEGITRSSAIDKPGDHGEAHLVALGELEFRKQFLILSYAGGTKLRDLIAAEDIRDWKYLPMVMFESKIWEYLGRKCISLEDRRLNFDWDSGRTHVYHCYVNVDGSYIFKGPYLYKIRRTLLQKKLGDDNVLMVKFAKEEVQRGQSIACHHNYSMYMKVAREGILVGLRRYRFFVFKDGGNEEKKKNPTSSPVKCYFVRVTSDAAIDKGVSYILSNRTMYEARCLFMHAHTLARIDNYMVRFSLILSKTTSLKVDWSVVKVEIIGEEYCLDESGNRIHRDEKPLIHTDGTGFISEDLALICPKIEAKGQCISDEHMKGLPDPDELEDNDMGKKRPVLRTEEPPLLTQCRLFHNGSASKGTFLVNKKLHPNTIQIRPSMLKVKTDPTISNNQTINSLEIVGTSTPPRNTHLSRILIALLMHGGVPEEFFMQILDQALEDAHGVFCKTRAALKVAEKYGEIDDNFLGKLMISFGIPLEESYLRKDGQLSGKVLVYRYPGLHFGDIHVLKATYVKELESFVGNAKYGIFFSCKGPRSIADEMGGGDFDGDLYWVSRNPQLLEWYKPSEPWIEASIPTQKVPSRSPSDYSPEDLEDLLFRSFLTTRFEPSFAMSEAADNWLAWMDRFLTLGESDIDEKNNMKKKILQLINLYYTALDAPKKGVKVVVPKELKAPCFPHYMGKNNSYPSTSVLGLIYNRVDEHQTEDCSLKEVEKLPAFDVNEVPDACLDKWEELHRQYRSEMASAMDDADKQSKNQSADVVIRKYKKILYEANDFEESRRPIDEIYNEAQAIYHVCYDHARRIGSVKACSFAWRVAGKALCQLHAKNTNERCCTIVSSVLKEIL
- the LOC112187801 gene encoding probable RNA-dependent RNA polymerase 5 isoform X2 — protein: MMKQSWDEQEEVPRLPQKVEVLPRQICEDKKQPWPDADAIKQLATQSEESAMETPKKISSSSKSIRTTLGRYIKWMIGQCSSASPSPSKTVRSAHVQSPGATSLTPQRLHFSPPGEAVSDRSPVVGQLPYCSGSPSKAAGTCSCPRLSAHAQVDERSRGEAFNQLSPVIGQSPYSSGSPLKTADTSSYQRRSAPVQLDERFQGDAFSHRSPVGQPPYSSASPSKAAGTTNQRLSPPVQLDDTFQGEAFNHWSPVIEQSPYSSGSPLKAAGTSYQRLSAPVQHDERFQGDVFSHRSSIGQPPYSSASPSKAAGTTSYQRLSPPVQLDDTFQGEAFTVREQPGNINNGQSPYYSSGSPLKVAYTCSCQSPSALVAPIQLDKKFQGDAFTDRSLVQQVPCSSGSPLKATGSYERLSTPAQADERFHGEGFSARSAVGQLPCSSVSPLKSAVTSSYQRLSAPVQLDERFQVEAFNDRSPVIGQSPYSGSPLKAASTSYQRLTAPLQLDERVQGGVFADQTPVQGQSPYASCSPSKAFCISPYQRMSADVVPVQLHERFQGEGITRSSAIDKPGDHGEAHLVALGELEFRKQFLILSYAGGTKLRDLIAAEDIRDWKYLPMVMFESKIWEYLGRKCISLEDRRLNFDWDSGRTHVYHCYVNVDGSYIFKGPYLYKIRRTLLQKKLGDDNVLMVKFAKEEVQRGQSIACHHNYSMYMKVAREGILVGLRRYRFFVFKDGGNEEKKKNPTSSPVKCYFVRVTSDAAIDKGVSYILSNRTMYEARCLFMHAHTLARIDNYMVRFSLILSKTTSLKVDWSVVKVEIIGEEYCLDESGNRIHRDEKPLIHTDGTGFISEDLALICPKIEAKGQCISDEHMKGLPDPDELEDNDMGKKRPVLRTEEPPLLTQCRLFHNGSASKGTFLVNKKLHPNTIQIRPSMLKVKTDPTISNNQTINSLEIVGTSTPPRNTHLSRILIALLMHGGVPEEFFMQILDQALEDAHGVFCKTRAALKVAEKYGEIDDNFLGKLMISFGIPLEESYLRYRLSVLMKEENNSLRKGKLYIPDSYNLMGTADPTGTLKKDEVCVILKDGQLSGKVLVYRYPGLHFGDIHVLKATYVKELESFVGNAKYGIFFSCKGPRSIADEMGGGDFDGDLYWVSRNPQLLEWYKPSEPWIEASIPTQKVPSRSPSDYSPEDLEDLLFRSFLTTRFEPSFAMSEAADNWLAWMDRFLTLGESDIDEKNNMKKKILQLINLYYTALDAPKKGVKVVVPKELKAPCFPHYMGKNNSYPSTSVLGLIYNRVDEHQTEDCSLKEVEKLPAFDVNEVPDACLDKWEELHRQYRSEMASAMDDADKQSKNQSADVVIRKYKKILYEANDFEESRRPIDEIYNEAQAIYHVCYDHARRIGSVKACSFAWRVAGKALCQLHAKNTNERCCTIVSSVLKEIL